In Paenibacillus ihbetae, the following are encoded in one genomic region:
- a CDS encoding GDSL-type esterase/lipase family protein codes for MRTSSWIWRITACASALATIVLVIGFIYAWNDINYPQGEPLAAGSDAGSASPSAPGAVPGEEVGADREDQTGQGEDAAIAQPLPDHLNVTAIGDSLAKGTGDNTGSGFVRRSIEQLSGDGRSAKLLANLAINGMTTEALLPKLDDKGIRYALQRANVIMLSIGGNDLFQNSGLLSEETDPDALEVDPVKLMASLPEASERLQSILQKLRAINPDARIIYVGLYHPFADLKELQIPGNIVVSTWNHSVMEIVNQDPNMTLVPTFDLFQHKLDAYLSSDHFHPNGAGYQAIADRIVQGLK; via the coding sequence ATGAGAACATCGTCATGGATTTGGAGGATTACCGCTTGCGCCTCGGCTTTGGCAACCATTGTGCTCGTCATTGGCTTTATATATGCATGGAATGATATCAACTATCCCCAGGGAGAGCCTCTTGCCGCAGGGAGCGATGCGGGATCAGCATCGCCTTCGGCGCCTGGTGCCGTACCGGGGGAAGAGGTCGGCGCGGACCGGGAGGATCAGACTGGCCAGGGCGAAGACGCAGCGATTGCACAGCCGCTGCCGGATCACCTGAACGTGACGGCGATCGGTGATTCCCTTGCCAAGGGGACCGGCGACAACACGGGGAGCGGGTTTGTCCGGCGGAGCATTGAACAGCTGAGCGGTGATGGGCGGTCGGCCAAGCTGCTAGCCAACCTGGCGATCAACGGGATGACGACCGAGGCGCTTCTGCCTAAGCTCGACGACAAAGGCATCCGTTACGCCCTGCAGCGGGCTAACGTAATTATGCTGTCGATCGGCGGCAACGACCTGTTTCAGAACAGCGGGCTGTTGAGCGAAGAGACCGACCCGGATGCGCTCGAGGTCGACCCGGTGAAGCTGATGGCTTCGCTGCCTGAGGCCTCCGAACGCCTGCAGTCGATTCTGCAGAAGCTGCGGGCCATTAATCCGGATGCCCGCATCATTTATGTCGGGCTGTACCACCCGTTCGCTGATCTGAAGGAGCTGCAGATCCCGGGGAATATCGTCGTATCGACGTGGAACCATAGCGTGATGGAAATTGTGAATCAGGACCCGAATATGACGCTGGTCCCCACGTTTGATCTGTTTCAGCACAAGCTGGATGCCTATTTGTCTTCCGACCATTTCCATCCGAATGGTGCGGGCTATCAGGCCATTGCGGACCGAATCGTACAGGGCTTGAAGTAA
- a CDS encoding CAP domain-containing protein has translation MNKQWMKKVAGGSIAAVMAVGIMLPTTASAAPAENSHVVSWQQKIQQFLESQGWEGQFKWVIQMPQAEKPEASKPAAPKPEASKPEAEKPQPQQPAEKPQTSKPDTSAPTTPAKPSEPSGSTDTSDKASFASQVVELVNQERAKAGLKPLTVHAKLTTMALDKAKDMNNNNYFSHTSPTYGSPFDMMKSYGISFGYAGENIAKGQRSPQEVMEAWMNSQGHRENILSPNFTMIGVGYYNGYWVQEFISQ, from the coding sequence ATGAATAAGCAATGGATGAAGAAAGTCGCAGGCGGCAGCATCGCTGCGGTAATGGCTGTAGGCATTATGCTTCCGACAACGGCATCTGCCGCGCCCGCTGAAAACAGCCACGTCGTAAGCTGGCAGCAAAAGATTCAACAGTTTCTGGAGTCTCAAGGCTGGGAAGGACAGTTCAAATGGGTAATTCAAATGCCGCAGGCAGAAAAGCCTGAAGCATCGAAACCTGCAGCTCCGAAACCGGAAGCGTCCAAGCCGGAAGCCGAGAAGCCGCAACCGCAGCAGCCTGCGGAGAAGCCGCAGACGAGCAAACCGGATACGAGCGCGCCGACAACGCCGGCGAAGCCTTCCGAACCATCCGGATCGACGGATACGAGCGACAAGGCGAGCTTTGCTTCCCAAGTTGTCGAGCTCGTTAACCAAGAGCGTGCAAAGGCGGGCTTGAAGCCGCTTACCGTACATGCCAAGCTGACGACCATGGCATTGGATAAAGCGAAGGATATGAATAATAATAATTACTTCAGCCATACTTCTCCAACCTACGGTTCGCCGTTTGATATGATGAAATCTTACGGAATCTCTTTCGGCTATGCCGGCGAGAATATTGCTAAAGGCCAGCGTTCGCCGCAAGAGGTCATGGAAGCGTGGATGAACAGCCAGGGACACCGTGAAAATATTTTGTCTCCGAACTTTACGATGATCGGGGTAGGATACTACAACGGTTACTGGGTACAGGAATTTATCAGCCAATAA
- a CDS encoding GNAT family N-acetyltransferase has translation MSIESVLSAPALLIRNFEKNDLEAVTSLMRELNYPTTLNVMRERMENMSCNPLYCNMVAELDGTVVGMIMLRQVKSFVMTEPVTQITSVIVTSSCRRQGIGKRLIQAAETWARQQGSDLLFLTSGNREELAPAHAFYEHIGFEKAGYQFNKKL, from the coding sequence ATGAGCATCGAAAGCGTCTTGTCTGCGCCTGCACTGCTGATTCGAAACTTTGAGAAGAATGATTTGGAAGCTGTCACATCCTTGATGCGAGAACTGAATTATCCGACCACGCTGAACGTGATGCGTGAACGGATGGAGAACATGTCGTGCAATCCGCTGTACTGCAACATGGTTGCTGAATTGGACGGAACCGTCGTCGGCATGATCATGCTTCGTCAAGTCAAATCCTTCGTTATGACCGAACCGGTCACTCAAATTACTTCGGTTATTGTAACCTCAAGCTGCCGCCGCCAAGGCATTGGCAAACGATTAATTCAAGCTGCAGAAACTTGGGCTAGACAGCAGGGCAGCGACCTCTTGTTTCTCACGAGCGGCAACCGGGAAGAATTAGCCCCGGCACATGCATTTTATGAACATATCGGATTTGAAAAGGCAGGCTATCAGTTTAACAAAAAGCTGTAG
- a CDS encoding ABC transporter ATP-binding protein, whose translation MNANVNTEPHHRRKAPKSEQGPGAKNERFVYKDDDAIEKPFNWKQLTRLISYMKPYAKQILPLVGLMMIIGTITKLAIPFLTSQAIDHAIEPENGSPSLTLLYQITVGVLAMYVIQWIAGIFRIKYTNIIGQRVIYDLRADLFRHIQRLSFNFFDKRPAGSVLVRVTNDVNSLQDLFTNGVVNLIIDCVQLVGIVVILLVINWKLGLAVIVTVPIMFFISTKLRVRIRRAWQDVRIRNSRINSHLNESIQGIRVTQAYTQEEENMKFFDHMNLDSKKSWDKASAMNQSFGPLIEITGGFGTLILFWLGATLIQQGELTIGLLIAFTQYVGNFWEPINRLGQMYNQLLVAMASSERIFEFIDEKPSIDDKPGAVKLPKIQGDIKLENVVFEYEKGRQALKGINLDVKAGQSIALVGHTGSGKSTIINLLSRFYDITAGKLTIDGYDIQSVTVESLRNQIGIVLQDTFIFSGTIRDNIRFGRLDATNEEIEQVAKAVGAHEFIVQMPGGYDTEVEERGNMLSMGQRQLLSFARALLADPRILILDEATASIDTETELKIQEALKVLLKGRTSFIVAHRLSTIRHADHIVVLDHGRIIEEGNHNQLMQKQGTYHGLIEAQYRFL comes from the coding sequence ATGAACGCCAACGTAAATACAGAACCCCATCATAGGAGAAAGGCTCCCAAGTCCGAGCAGGGCCCGGGAGCGAAGAACGAGCGCTTTGTATACAAGGATGACGATGCGATCGAGAAACCGTTCAACTGGAAGCAGCTGACGCGGCTGATCTCGTACATGAAGCCATACGCAAAGCAAATTTTGCCGCTGGTCGGGCTGATGATGATCATCGGAACGATCACGAAGTTGGCGATTCCTTTTCTGACGAGCCAGGCCATTGACCATGCCATCGAGCCGGAAAACGGAAGTCCGAGCCTGACGCTGCTCTATCAGATCACGGTCGGCGTGCTGGCTATGTACGTTATTCAGTGGATCGCGGGTATCTTCCGAATCAAGTACACCAATATTATCGGGCAGCGGGTCATTTACGATCTTCGCGCCGATTTGTTCAGGCACATCCAGCGGCTGTCCTTTAACTTCTTTGACAAACGGCCGGCGGGATCGGTGCTCGTGCGGGTGACGAATGACGTCAACTCGCTGCAGGATCTGTTCACGAACGGGGTCGTCAATCTGATCATCGACTGCGTTCAACTCGTCGGCATTGTCGTTATTTTGCTCGTGATTAACTGGAAGCTCGGTCTTGCGGTGATCGTAACCGTGCCGATCATGTTCTTCATTTCCACGAAGCTTCGCGTACGGATCCGCCGGGCGTGGCAGGACGTACGGATCCGGAACTCCCGCATCAACTCCCACTTGAACGAGTCGATTCAGGGGATCCGGGTGACCCAGGCGTACACGCAGGAAGAAGAGAACATGAAGTTCTTCGACCATATGAACCTGGACAGCAAAAAATCCTGGGATAAGGCTTCGGCCATGAACCAATCCTTCGGCCCGCTGATTGAAATTACCGGCGGCTTCGGAACGCTGATCCTGTTCTGGCTCGGTGCAACCCTTATCCAGCAAGGGGAGCTGACGATCGGTCTTTTGATCGCCTTCACCCAATATGTCGGTAACTTCTGGGAGCCGATCAACCGGCTCGGCCAAATGTATAACCAGCTGTTGGTTGCGATGGCTTCCTCGGAACGGATCTTTGAATTTATCGACGAGAAGCCGAGCATCGACGATAAGCCGGGCGCGGTCAAGCTGCCGAAAATTCAAGGGGACATCAAGCTCGAGAACGTAGTATTTGAATACGAGAAAGGCCGGCAGGCGCTGAAAGGAATCAATCTGGACGTCAAAGCCGGGCAATCGATCGCCCTCGTCGGCCACACCGGCTCCGGGAAGAGCACCATTATCAATCTGCTGAGCCGTTTTTACGACATCACGGCAGGCAAGCTCACCATCGACGGCTATGATATTCAATCGGTTACGGTAGAGAGCCTGCGCAACCAGATCGGCATCGTGCTCCAAGATACGTTTATCTTCTCCGGCACGATTCGGGACAATATCCGTTTTGGCCGGCTGGATGCAACGAACGAGGAGATCGAGCAGGTGGCCAAAGCCGTCGGCGCACACGAATTCATCGTTCAAATGCCTGGCGGCTATGACACCGAGGTCGAGGAACGCGGAAACATGCTGTCCATGGGGCAGCGCCAGCTGCTGTCCTTCGCCAGAGCGCTTCTTGCCGATCCGAGAATTCTCATTCTGGATGAGGCCACGGCGAGCATCGATACGGAAACCGAGCTCAAGATCCAGGAGGCGCTAAAAGTCCTGCTTAAAGGCCGGACCTCCTTCATCGTGGCGCATCGTCTCTCAACGATCCGGCATGCGGATCACATCGTCGTTCTGGATCATGGACGGATTATCGAGGAAGGTAACCATAACCAGCTTATGCAGAAGCAGGGAACCTACCATGGACTTATTGAAGCGCAATACCGCTTTTTGTAA
- a CDS encoding ABC transporter ATP-binding protein: MNVLRQLQGFFWEKRSYLFLSILCLAIATALGLVYPYLLQVLIDDAIKMENFGMVPQLALTVLGVVILKACMQFLHGFFGGRLGNYLAYSLRNACYEKLQFLSFRYYDTARTGDLMSRLTGDLEAIRMFIGFGFAQLLNLVLMVTFGSIMMFTISWKLTLITLVAMPFLVVAALKFESKIHPAFQEMRLALSSLTTAVQENITGVRTVKSFAREPHEVEKFSERNERYKTNQIFASSLWARYFPMMELFANISVVILLGVGGSLVINGSMSVGQLAAFFTLIWYIIGPLWGIGFHINNYTQSKASGERVLELLNQPIDVKDRENAVDLVPSEVKGHVEFNEVTFAYGNKMAAVKDINLNAPPGSVIGLLGGTGSGKSTIIQLLMHAYNVNQGTIKLDGININDIKVRSLRSQIATVFQETFLFSSSIRNNIAYGMKDVSMEDIIRAAKLAKAHDFIMEMKDGYDTIVGERGMGLSGGQKQRIAIARALLKNPKILILDDATSAVDMETEHEIQSGFQEVMKGRTTFIIAHRISSLRHADEILVLDEGRVVQRGKHEELIAVPGPYQDVYKIQYADLIARQAQAGGKQGQVQA; encoded by the coding sequence ATGAATGTTCTTAGGCAACTGCAGGGCTTCTTTTGGGAGAAACGAAGTTATCTCTTTCTCTCCATTCTCTGTCTGGCGATTGCAACGGCGCTGGGACTTGTGTACCCGTACCTCTTGCAAGTCCTGATTGACGATGCGATCAAGATGGAGAACTTCGGCATGGTTCCGCAGCTGGCACTGACCGTATTGGGGGTTGTCATCCTCAAAGCCTGCATGCAGTTTCTGCACGGCTTTTTTGGAGGGAGGCTGGGCAACTACCTCGCCTACTCGCTGCGTAACGCCTGCTACGAAAAATTGCAATTTTTATCGTTCCGTTACTATGACACGGCACGCACCGGGGACTTGATGTCGCGGCTGACCGGCGATCTGGAAGCGATCCGGATGTTTATCGGCTTCGGCTTCGCCCAGCTGCTCAATCTGGTGCTGATGGTCACCTTCGGGTCCATCATGATGTTCACGATCAGCTGGAAGCTGACGCTGATCACGCTTGTCGCAATGCCGTTTCTCGTCGTCGCAGCGCTCAAATTCGAATCGAAAATTCATCCGGCGTTCCAGGAGATGCGGCTTGCGCTCAGCTCACTGACCACCGCCGTGCAGGAGAACATTACGGGTGTCCGCACGGTCAAGTCTTTCGCCCGCGAGCCGCATGAAGTCGAGAAGTTCTCGGAGCGCAACGAGCGCTACAAGACGAATCAGATCTTTGCATCCTCCTTGTGGGCACGCTACTTCCCGATGATGGAGCTGTTCGCGAACATCAGCGTGGTCATTTTGCTCGGCGTCGGCGGCAGCCTGGTCATTAACGGATCGATGTCGGTCGGACAGCTGGCGGCATTCTTTACCCTGATCTGGTATATCATTGGTCCGCTTTGGGGGATCGGCTTCCATATCAACAACTACACGCAATCGAAGGCGTCCGGCGAACGGGTGCTGGAACTGCTGAACCAGCCGATTGACGTGAAGGACCGCGAGAACGCCGTGGATTTGGTGCCTAGTGAAGTAAAGGGCCATGTGGAATTCAATGAAGTGACTTTCGCATACGGAAACAAAATGGCGGCGGTCAAAGACATTAATTTGAATGCGCCTCCAGGATCGGTCATCGGCCTTCTGGGCGGAACCGGATCCGGCAAATCGACGATCATCCAGCTCCTTATGCACGCATACAACGTGAACCAGGGGACCATAAAGCTGGACGGGATCAATATTAATGACATCAAGGTGCGCAGCCTGCGAAGCCAGATCGCTACCGTATTCCAGGAGACCTTCCTGTTCTCGTCGAGCATCCGCAACAACATCGCCTACGGCATGAAAGACGTGAGCATGGAGGATATCATTCGGGCTGCGAAGCTGGCGAAGGCGCATGATTTTATTATGGAAATGAAGGACGGCTACGATACGATCGTCGGCGAGCGGGGCATGGGGTTATCCGGAGGCCAAAAGCAGCGGATTGCGATTGCCCGCGCCCTGCTGAAAAACCCGAAAATTCTGATTCTGGACGATGCGACGAGCGCCGTCGATATGGAAACCGAGCATGAGATCCAATCCGGTTTCCAGGAAGTCATGAAGGGGAGAACGACCTTTATTATTGCCCACCGCATCTCCTCGCTGCGCCATGCCGACGAAATTCTCGTTCTCGACGAAGGACGGGTCGTTCAGCGCGGCAAGCATGAGGAATTGATTGCAGTACCGGGGCCATACCAGGATGTATACAAAATACAATATGCGGACCTTATCGCGAGGCAGGCTCAAGCGGGAGGGAAGCAAGGGCAGGTGCAAGCATGA
- a CDS encoding dynamin family protein, protein MKTAEHELGTHELELNKTMTTVRDRFLDWNDESSAALAEDLIRKGASGELTLAFCGHFSAGKSSMINALCGKPVLPSGPVPTSANIVTIRNGSPKALIHRAADDHGEPMAVTIEELADYCKEGRAYSAIEVWEDIPLLGESGVLMDTPGVDSTDDGHRLATHSALHMADVVFYVMDYNHVQSESNLLFAKSLSDWGKPLYLIVNQVDKHRDQELSITDYLQDVKKAFAQWKIAYKGLLCTSLKAKDHPYNQWERLTSLIRELITIKDPLLGYSVSCSMHHAANQHVDAFVRSHQPEKERLLEEMGGEEAAAALKARLEKLESRKREAESLPAAARQALRSEADSLLANANLTPADVRELARLFLESRRSGFKVGFLFSGGKTEEEKRRRLEAFRARLKEQTSAQVDWHVRQLFRSITEKYTEWNTEWESMLDHELPTMQDDMITGRIQADATVSGEYVLNYCRELAESIKASYRRAVSVLADRLQAALTDASADRLQELGRQQEELLAQSAASARYAALQQAEAARAAELAQLLPPRASLTPGLLPEVREPKGQPAQAAAQGAPAAQPGPGRTAPRRSSAAPGAPQRRQQLDAAAAQLHAAAALLAPYPALGSAARDLTARAEALAGGSFTMALFGAFSAGKSSFANALLGEAVLPVSPHPTTAAVNRILAPAEGKPHGTAAVRMKTREMWWDDLKYSFSVLGLPEPSPDRWRVAAEQLTPSGLHPAALPHYGFLKAAASGWEEMESRLGTTELVQLPEYRGYVADERKSCFVDGIDLYYSCPLTEQGIILVDTPGADSLHARHTGVTFSYIKNADAIVYVTYYNHAFSKADRQFLSQLGRVKDSFALDKMFFIVNAADLAQSEEELGEVIKHVRSNLTANGVGSPHLYPVSSQSALTGKLQDDEDILAASGFPAFEEALGRFAAVELPKLSLRAGYDEVASIRDRIRTWAEMAAQDASTRQQKIHAMEEVRRQAIARLERLTEDTMARDIAQECSELLFHVRQRLDYAMNRFFQESFNPSVLREDSGNMKSAFAACGQELLRTLSLELDQELWATTLRLEQAGRKLTEGAAGKAAAEIQAMEEGLAFILRLEPEWPSPELAETELSIEGGWLAFWSLFKNPKHFFEGSGSAKLREAAEPKVKEAIASVVSKREEQLAEHYARMVANSLRHHAGALEEQLQESVEAIIDSLKDGQSPQVWNKLADELQELTVAGLQG, encoded by the coding sequence TTGAAGACAGCCGAACATGAACTGGGAACCCATGAGCTTGAGCTTAACAAGACGATGACAACGGTCAGGGACCGCTTTTTGGATTGGAATGACGAATCTTCCGCGGCCTTAGCCGAGGATTTGATACGCAAGGGAGCGAGCGGGGAACTGACGCTTGCGTTCTGCGGCCACTTCTCGGCCGGCAAGTCCAGTATGATCAATGCGCTCTGCGGCAAGCCGGTCCTGCCATCCGGACCGGTGCCGACCAGCGCCAATATCGTGACGATTCGCAACGGCTCACCGAAAGCCCTCATTCATCGCGCAGCCGATGACCATGGAGAGCCGATGGCGGTGACGATCGAGGAGCTTGCTGATTATTGCAAAGAGGGCAGAGCCTATTCAGCCATCGAGGTATGGGAGGACATTCCGCTGCTCGGCGAATCCGGCGTTCTGATGGATACGCCAGGGGTGGATTCGACGGATGATGGTCACCGGCTGGCGACCCACTCCGCGCTTCATATGGCCGATGTCGTTTTTTACGTGATGGATTATAACCATGTACAGTCGGAGAGCAATCTGTTGTTCGCGAAAAGCCTGTCCGATTGGGGCAAGCCCCTGTATCTCATCGTGAATCAGGTCGATAAGCACCGGGATCAGGAGCTGTCGATAACGGATTATTTGCAGGATGTAAAAAAAGCCTTTGCGCAGTGGAAAATCGCCTACAAAGGGCTTCTCTGCACGTCGCTGAAAGCGAAGGATCATCCGTATAACCAATGGGAACGGCTCACGTCGCTGATTCGTGAGCTTATCACGATCAAGGATCCGCTGCTTGGCTATAGCGTATCCTGCTCGATGCATCATGCGGCGAATCAGCATGTCGACGCTTTCGTCCGCTCCCACCAGCCGGAGAAAGAACGGCTGCTTGAGGAGATGGGCGGTGAGGAGGCGGCCGCGGCCCTAAAGGCCCGACTTGAAAAGCTGGAGTCACGGAAGAGGGAGGCGGAATCGCTGCCTGCAGCTGCCCGCCAAGCGCTTCGCAGCGAGGCGGATTCCCTTCTTGCCAATGCCAACCTGACGCCGGCGGATGTGCGCGAGCTTGCCCGCCTGTTCTTGGAAAGCCGCCGCAGCGGGTTCAAGGTCGGATTCCTGTTCTCCGGCGGAAAAACCGAAGAAGAGAAGCGCCGCCGTCTGGAAGCGTTCCGTGCCCGATTGAAGGAACAGACCTCGGCTCAGGTCGATTGGCATGTCCGGCAATTGTTCCGCAGCATCACCGAGAAGTACACGGAATGGAATACGGAATGGGAAAGCATGCTGGATCATGAGCTGCCTACGATGCAGGACGATATGATTACCGGACGGATTCAGGCGGATGCGACTGTATCCGGCGAGTATGTGTTGAACTATTGCCGGGAGCTGGCGGAGAGCATCAAGGCCAGCTACCGCCGTGCCGTGTCGGTGCTGGCCGACCGGCTGCAGGCGGCGCTGACGGACGCTTCGGCCGACCGTCTGCAGGAGCTGGGGCGCCAGCAGGAGGAGCTGCTGGCGCAATCGGCGGCTTCCGCCCGCTATGCTGCCCTGCAGCAGGCGGAAGCCGCCCGCGCGGCGGAGCTGGCGCAGCTGCTCCCGCCGCGGGCCTCCCTCACCCCCGGCCTCCTGCCGGAAGTGAGGGAGCCGAAAGGGCAGCCCGCCCAGGCGGCTGCCCAAGGCGCCCCGGCTGCGCAGCCGGGGCCGGGGCGCACCGCGCCGCGCCGCAGCAGCGCCGCGCCGGGGGCGCCCCAGCGGCGCCAGCAGCTTGACGCTGCGGCAGCGCAGCTGCACGCGGCCGCCGCGCTGCTGGCGCCGTACCCCGCGCTGGGCTCCGCCGCGCGGGACTTGACCGCCCGCGCCGAGGCGCTTGCGGGCGGCTCGTTCACGATGGCGCTGTTCGGAGCGTTCAGCGCCGGCAAATCCTCCTTCGCCAACGCCTTGCTTGGCGAAGCGGTGCTGCCGGTATCACCGCATCCGACGACAGCTGCGGTGAACCGCATTCTCGCGCCGGCTGAAGGCAAGCCCCATGGGACCGCAGCCGTGCGCATGAAGACGCGCGAGATGTGGTGGGACGATCTGAAGTATTCCTTCAGCGTGCTGGGACTGCCCGAGCCAAGTCCGGACCGCTGGCGGGTGGCGGCGGAGCAGCTGACCCCGTCAGGGCTGCACCCGGCAGCTTTGCCGCATTACGGATTTCTGAAGGCGGCAGCCTCCGGCTGGGAGGAGATGGAGAGCAGGCTCGGGACGACGGAGCTTGTACAGCTGCCGGAATACCGCGGATATGTTGCCGACGAGCGGAAATCCTGCTTCGTGGACGGGATTGATCTGTATTACAGCTGCCCGCTCACCGAGCAAGGGATCATCCTGGTCGATACGCCGGGGGCAGACTCGCTGCATGCCCGGCATACGGGCGTCACGTTCAGCTATATTAAGAACGCCGATGCGATTGTATATGTGACGTATTATAATCATGCCTTTTCCAAAGCGGACCGCCAATTCCTGTCCCAGCTCGGACGGGTGAAGGACAGCTTCGCGCTCGATAAAATGTTCTTTATCGTAAATGCCGCCGATCTGGCCCAGTCTGAAGAGGAGCTTGGGGAAGTCATCAAGCACGTGCGCAGCAATCTGACGGCAAACGGCGTCGGCAGCCCGCATCTTTATCCGGTGTCGAGTCAATCGGCCTTAACCGGGAAGCTGCAGGACGATGAGGACATCCTCGCCGCATCCGGCTTTCCGGCATTCGAGGAGGCGCTAGGCCGCTTTGCCGCCGTTGAATTGCCGAAGCTGTCGCTGCGCGCAGGGTATGATGAGGTGGCCTCCATCCGGGACCGGATTCGGACGTGGGCCGAAATGGCCGCTCAGGATGCTTCGACGCGCCAGCAGAAGATCCATGCGATGGAAGAAGTGCGAAGACAGGCGATTGCGCGGCTTGAGCGGTTAACCGAGGATACGATGGCGCGCGATATTGCGCAGGAATGCAGCGAGCTGTTGTTCCATGTGCGGCAGCGGCTCGATTACGCGATGAACCGATTCTTTCAGGAGTCGTTCAACCCATCCGTCCTCCGCGAAGACAGCGGAAATATGAAATCGGCATTTGCCGCATGCGGCCAGGAGTTGCTGCGTACGCTATCCCTAGAGCTGGATCAGGAGCTGTGGGCGACGACGCTCCGTTTGGAGCAAGCGGGACGTAAGCTGACCGAAGGCGCAGCCGGCAAAGCGGCCGCCGAAATTCAAGCGATGGAAGAGGGCCTGGCGTTCATCCTCCGGCTCGAGCCGGAGTGGCCTTCTCCGGAGCTTGCCGAAACGGAGCTTTCGATCGAGGGCGGCTGGCTGGCGTTCTGGTCCTTGTTCAAAAATCCGAAGCATTTCTTTGAAGGCAGCGGCAGCGCCAAGCTGCGTGAAGCGGCCGAGCCGAAGGTGAAGGAAGCGATCGCTTCGGTCGTCAGCAAACGCGAGGAGCAGCTGGCGGAGCATTATGCCCGTATGGTCGCCAATTCCTTGCGCCATCATGCAGGAGCACTTGAGGAACAGCTTCAGGAGTCGGTTGAAGCCATCATCGACTCGCTGAAGGATGGGCAATCCCCGCAAGTGTGGAATAAGCTGGCTGATGAATTGCAGGAGCTGACGGTCGCCGGACTTCAAGGCTGA
- a CDS encoding NAD/NADP transhydrogenase alpha subunit, translating into MKCISVYTDNFELFSDIFEHVVESQSQLNENEEQEVEGITFSHSGEAPEHYLERMSQKPEVVVMRDKSRGLTILQHGSVFEILIPAEDEAVVS; encoded by the coding sequence ATGAAATGCATCTCCGTTTACACCGACAACTTTGAATTGTTCTCCGATATTTTCGAGCATGTGGTGGAGAGCCAAAGCCAACTGAATGAGAATGAAGAGCAAGAGGTGGAGGGTATAACCTTCAGCCATTCCGGGGAAGCGCCGGAGCACTATTTGGAAAGAATGTCGCAAAAGCCGGAAGTTGTGGTCATGCGCGACAAATCCCGCGGTTTGACGATTCTGCAGCACGGCAGCGTGTTTGAGATTCTGATTCCGGCGGAAGACGAAGCCGTCGTATCTTAA
- the nth gene encoding endonuclease III, whose protein sequence is MNAATVRHILDTMATMFPDAHCELNHSNAFELTIAVLLSAQCTDETVNKVTKDLFQKYKTPLDYVSVPLEELEQDIRRIGLYRNKAKHIQNLCAILIEQYGGEVPEAHDELVKLPGVGRKTANVVVSNAFGVPAIAVDTHVERVSKRLGLAAWKDSVLEVEKKLMKRVPREEWTITHHRIIFFGRYHCKAQNPQCQICPLLDVCREGKKRMKTSAVRKNKEQPKVSKT, encoded by the coding sequence ATGAATGCGGCAACGGTACGGCATATTCTGGATACGATGGCTACGATGTTTCCGGATGCACACTGCGAACTGAATCACAGCAATGCGTTTGAGCTGACCATCGCTGTGCTGCTGTCCGCCCAGTGTACGGATGAAACCGTGAATAAAGTGACCAAGGATCTGTTTCAGAAATACAAAACTCCGCTGGATTACGTATCGGTGCCGCTTGAGGAGCTGGAGCAGGATATCCGACGGATCGGCTTATACCGAAACAAGGCGAAGCATATTCAGAACCTGTGCGCGATCCTGATCGAGCAGTACGGCGGCGAGGTGCCGGAAGCTCATGACGAGCTGGTCAAGCTGCCGGGCGTGGGACGGAAGACGGCGAATGTCGTCGTATCCAATGCTTTCGGCGTCCCGGCCATCGCAGTGGACACGCATGTCGAGCGAGTATCCAAGCGTCTCGGTCTGGCCGCGTGGAAGGATTCGGTGCTGGAGGTGGAGAAGAAGCTGATGAAGCGTGTGCCCCGTGAGGAATGGACGATCACGCATCATCGGATTATCTTCTTCGGCAGGTACCACTGTAAAGCGCAAAATCCACAGTGCCAGATTTGTCCGCTTCTCGATGTCTGCCGTGAAGGAAAGAAGCGTATGAAAACATCGGCAGTCAGGAAGAATAAGGAACAGCCGAAAGTAAGCAAGACATAG